A genomic segment from Gracilinanus agilis isolate LMUSP501 chromosome 1, AgileGrace, whole genome shotgun sequence encodes:
- the LOC123231287 gene encoding lipid droplet-associated hydrolase-like isoform X1 translates to MDGEMEENDLLHEEFLACRGAVTQVLKYGPFSPASLSNPKMLVLIVPGNLGVPAFYLSFAKALYLTLEKHYPVWVISHAGHVKAPCGVEVTEESPEDSCPGTTDDVLGLKGQVEHKLTFLRQYVPSPLKLVLVGHSIGTYILLEMMKRAPELPVLRAFLLFPTIERMAKSPNGKVATPLLCWLRYALYVPLYIVLNLLPVRFKVMLASLILQKLKMENEILVHLMNSLNMSCVANAMYLGSQEMRTVLERDNSTIRKYLKKLTFYYGSSDLWCPVQYYEDIKKDFPSGDIRLCKKGIHHAFVTSLESSQEMAAMITDWLKEDLSKI, encoded by the coding sequence ATGGACGGGGAGATGGAAGAAAATGACCTGCTGCATGAAGAGTTTCTGGCCTGCCGTGGAGCCGTAACCCAAGTCCTGAAGTATGGACCATTCAGCCCTGCTTCTCTCAGCAACCCCAAGATGCTTGTCCTCATTGTTCCAGGTAACCTTGGTGTTCCTGCCTTCTACCTGTCATTTGCCAAGGCTCTGTACCTTACCCTGGAGAAGCACTACCCAGTTTGGGTCATCAGCCATGCTGGCCACGTTAAGGCCCCCTGTGGCGTCGAAGTGACTGAAGAGAGCCCAGAAGACTCTTGTCCTGGGACAACGGATGATGTCTTAGGGCTGAAGGGCCAAGTGGAGCACAAGCTCACCTTCCTGAGGCAGTACGTGCCGAGTCCCCTGAAGCTGGTGCTCGTCGGCCACTCCATCGGCACCTACATCTTGCTGGAGATGATGAAGCGAGCCCCGGAGCTTCCGGTTCTCCGCGCCTTCTTGCTGTTCCCGACAATCGAGAGAATGGCTAAGTCACCCAACGGCAAGGTGGCAACGCCTCTGCTCTGCTGGCTTCGCTATGCCCTCTATGTGCCACTCTACATTGTACTCAACCTGCTACCAGTGAGATTTAAGGTCATGTTGGCCAGTTTGATTCTTCAAAAGCTAAAAATGGAGAATGAAATCCTTGTACACCTAATGAACTCCCTCAACATGAGCTGCGTAGCAAACGCTATGTATCTAGGAAGCCAGGAAATGAGGACCGTTTTGGAGAGAGACAACTCAACCATCCGAAAGTACCTAAAGAAGCTGACTTTTTACTACGGATCATCTGACCTATGGTGTCCAGTCCAATACTATGAGGATATTAAGAAGGATTTTCCCAGTGGAGATATTAGGCTGTGTAAGAAGGGCATCCACCATGCCTTTGTCACCTCGCTTGAATCCAGCCAGGAAATGGCCGCCATGATTACAGACTGGTTAAAAGAAGACCTGTCCAAAATATAG
- the LOC123231287 gene encoding lipid droplet-associated hydrolase-like isoform X3, which translates to MDGEMEENDLLHEEFLACRGAVTQVLKYGPFSPASLSNPKMLVLIVPDSCPGTTDDVLGLKGQVEHKLTFLRQYVPSPLKLVLVGHSIGTYILLEMMKRAPELPVLRAFLLFPTIERMAKSPNGKVATPLLCWLRYALYVPLYIVLNLLPVRFKVMLASLILQKLKMENEILVHLMNSLNMSCVANAMYLGSQEMRTVLERDNSTIRKYLKKLTFYYGSSDLWCPVQYYEDIKKDFPSGDIRLCKKGIHHAFVTSLESSQEMAAMITDWLKEDLSKI; encoded by the exons ATGGACGGGGAGATGGAAGAAAATGACCTGCTGCATGAAGAGTTTCTGGCCTGCCGTGGAGCCGTAACCCAAGTCCTGAAGTATGGACCATTCAGCCCTGCTTCTCTCAGCAACCCCAAGATGCTTGTCCTCATTGTTCCAG ACTCTTGTCCTGGGACAACGGATGATGTCTTAGGGCTGAAGGGCCAAGTGGAGCACAAGCTCACCTTCCTGAGGCAGTACGTGCCGAGTCCCCTGAAGCTGGTGCTCGTCGGCCACTCCATCGGCACCTACATCTTGCTGGAGATGATGAAGCGAGCCCCGGAGCTTCCGGTTCTCCGCGCCTTCTTGCTGTTCCCGACAATCGAGAGAATGGCTAAGTCACCCAACGGCAAGGTGGCAACGCCTCTGCTCTGCTGGCTTCGCTATGCCCTCTATGTGCCACTCTACATTGTACTCAACCTGCTACCAGTGAGATTTAAGGTCATGTTGGCCAGTTTGATTCTTCAAAAGCTAAAAATGGAGAATGAAATCCTTGTACACCTAATGAACTCCCTCAACATGAGCTGCGTAGCAAACGCTATGTATCTAGGAAGCCAGGAAATGAGGACCGTTTTGGAGAGAGACAACTCAACCATCCGAAAGTACCTAAAGAAGCTGACTTTTTACTACGGATCATCTGACCTATGGTGTCCAGTCCAATACTATGAGGATATTAAGAAGGATTTTCCCAGTGGAGATATTAGGCTGTGTAAGAAGGGCATCCACCATGCCTTTGTCACCTCGCTTGAATCCAGCCAGGAAATGGCCGCCATGATTACAGACTGGTTAAAAGAAGACCTGTCCAAAATATAG
- the LOC123231287 gene encoding lipid droplet-associated hydrolase-like isoform X2, with translation MDGEMEENDLLHEEFLACRGAVTQVLKYGPFSPASLSNPKMLVLIVPGNLDSCPGTTDDVLGLKGQVEHKLTFLRQYVPSPLKLVLVGHSIGTYILLEMMKRAPELPVLRAFLLFPTIERMAKSPNGKVATPLLCWLRYALYVPLYIVLNLLPVRFKVMLASLILQKLKMENEILVHLMNSLNMSCVANAMYLGSQEMRTVLERDNSTIRKYLKKLTFYYGSSDLWCPVQYYEDIKKDFPSGDIRLCKKGIHHAFVTSLESSQEMAAMITDWLKEDLSKI, from the exons ATGGACGGGGAGATGGAAGAAAATGACCTGCTGCATGAAGAGTTTCTGGCCTGCCGTGGAGCCGTAACCCAAGTCCTGAAGTATGGACCATTCAGCCCTGCTTCTCTCAGCAACCCCAAGATGCTTGTCCTCATTGTTCCAGGTAACCTTG ACTCTTGTCCTGGGACAACGGATGATGTCTTAGGGCTGAAGGGCCAAGTGGAGCACAAGCTCACCTTCCTGAGGCAGTACGTGCCGAGTCCCCTGAAGCTGGTGCTCGTCGGCCACTCCATCGGCACCTACATCTTGCTGGAGATGATGAAGCGAGCCCCGGAGCTTCCGGTTCTCCGCGCCTTCTTGCTGTTCCCGACAATCGAGAGAATGGCTAAGTCACCCAACGGCAAGGTGGCAACGCCTCTGCTCTGCTGGCTTCGCTATGCCCTCTATGTGCCACTCTACATTGTACTCAACCTGCTACCAGTGAGATTTAAGGTCATGTTGGCCAGTTTGATTCTTCAAAAGCTAAAAATGGAGAATGAAATCCTTGTACACCTAATGAACTCCCTCAACATGAGCTGCGTAGCAAACGCTATGTATCTAGGAAGCCAGGAAATGAGGACCGTTTTGGAGAGAGACAACTCAACCATCCGAAAGTACCTAAAGAAGCTGACTTTTTACTACGGATCATCTGACCTATGGTGTCCAGTCCAATACTATGAGGATATTAAGAAGGATTTTCCCAGTGGAGATATTAGGCTGTGTAAGAAGGGCATCCACCATGCCTTTGTCACCTCGCTTGAATCCAGCCAGGAAATGGCCGCCATGATTACAGACTGGTTAAAAGAAGACCTGTCCAAAATATAG